The following are from one region of the Hymenobacter radiodurans genome:
- a CDS encoding 6-pyruvoyl trahydropterin synthase family protein, which yields MIYVSRQEHFNAAHKLHNPNWSDERNREVFGPCANTNWHGHNYDLIVTVKGQPDPETGFVIDLKQLSNLIREHITEQVDHKNLNLDVPFMQGKMASTENLVVAFWEILTRELGSISSAQLHCIKLYETPRNFVEYYGE from the coding sequence ATGATTTACGTCAGCCGCCAGGAGCATTTCAATGCCGCGCACAAGCTGCACAACCCCAACTGGTCCGACGAGCGCAACCGCGAAGTATTTGGCCCCTGCGCCAATACCAACTGGCACGGCCACAATTACGACCTCATCGTAACCGTAAAAGGCCAGCCCGATCCGGAGACCGGCTTCGTAATTGATCTCAAACAACTAAGCAACCTTATTCGCGAGCACATTACCGAACAGGTAGATCACAAAAATCTTAACCTGGATGTGCCCTTCATGCAGGGCAAAATGGCCAGTACCGAAAACTTGGTAGTAGCGTTTTGGGAAATCCTGACGCGTGAATTAGGCTCTATATCCTCCGCTCAACTCCACTGCATCAAACTGTACGAAACGCCCCGGAACTTCGTAGAATATTACGGCGAGTAA
- a CDS encoding FecCD family ABC transporter permease: MSRRVGPWLLASLLLTILLLIVGLRVGSFETDYAIIWRALSHYDPTDPVQLVLVQLRLPRLLLALLAGAGLAFSGYLMQAMVNNALADPYLLGTASGASLGAILCFAFLDTLVLGGFYLPPLAALAGALLTTIVVVTLGTQQGQLRPAQLLLGGVAVGALTAAIGSLVTFLAATDAKLSTVIFWAMGSFERAGWNLLPYPAVAVGGALLLFTFLQKDLNVLLLGEERAQALGLNVMRLRWILILTASGLTGCIVALCGPIGFVGLMIPHLTRWLLGVTGRANLLFCALLGGNFMLACDLLARLLYPPAGLPVGLITALFGVPFFVYLLRKKRVAL, encoded by the coding sequence ATGAGCCGCCGCGTGGGTCCCTGGCTGTTGGCCAGCCTGCTACTTACCATTTTGCTCTTGATTGTCGGGCTTCGGGTGGGCAGCTTCGAAACTGATTATGCCATCATCTGGCGCGCCCTAAGTCATTACGACCCCACCGATCCGGTGCAGTTGGTATTGGTGCAATTGCGCCTGCCGCGCCTACTTCTGGCCCTACTGGCCGGCGCGGGGCTGGCTTTTAGTGGCTACTTAATGCAAGCGATGGTCAATAATGCCCTAGCCGACCCGTATTTGCTCGGAACGGCTTCCGGTGCATCACTAGGGGCCATTCTGTGCTTTGCTTTTCTGGATACCTTAGTGCTGGGGGGCTTTTATCTGCCGCCCTTAGCCGCCTTGGCCGGCGCGTTACTCACCACGATAGTTGTAGTCACGCTTGGTACTCAGCAGGGCCAACTTCGGCCAGCCCAACTGCTACTGGGCGGAGTGGCCGTAGGCGCGCTCACCGCGGCTATTGGCAGTCTGGTTACATTTCTGGCCGCCACCGACGCCAAGCTAAGTACCGTTATTTTTTGGGCGATGGGAAGCTTCGAGCGAGCCGGCTGGAACCTGTTGCCCTACCCAGCCGTGGCCGTTGGCGGAGCATTATTGCTTTTTACTTTTCTACAAAAGGACCTGAATGTGTTGCTGCTAGGGGAGGAGCGCGCCCAGGCGTTGGGCCTGAATGTGATGCGCCTGCGCTGGATACTCATCCTCACCGCTTCCGGCCTGACGGGCTGTATTGTGGCGCTTTGTGGCCCTATAGGTTTTGTCGGGCTAATGATTCCTCACCTTACACGCTGGTTGCTGGGCGTCACGGGTAGGGCCAATTTATTGTTCTGCGCCTTGCTGGGGGGCAATTTTATGCTGGCCTGCGACTTACTGGCCCGCTTGCTCTACCCGCCCGCTGGGCTTCCGGTAGGCTTGATCACCGCCCTTTTCGGCGTACCGTTCTTCGTATATTTGCTGCGGAAAAAGCGCGTCGCGCTTTGA
- a CDS encoding RES domain-containing protein, which produces MRSSQPNTHKSAAKEIKEKIAAIHKLDLREQSVDDLVPLMRELLAGHSLRCLDFDAGLLLYRGTPCEKLPHRFADVSYAPAERVKNDQRANRAGVPMFYCSATWHPPFFEAGVKKGDQIIISRWQAREPLRIAGFSHADLCADDPHSDREKVLRKALKQLPEPERLMTEFMTGCFTQPIKPGEEHRYRLSIALTEALGLGEKFDGLLYPSAAMNSPSHNLALHPHCIDEQKLVLQYVEHVSVNRVETETIDVCSLNFARGVAPGEKLHWLNKPGNWVLREGAQANDYCL; this is translated from the coding sequence ATGCGTTCCTCCCAACCCAACACCCACAAATCGGCTGCGAAGGAAATTAAAGAGAAAATAGCCGCTATTCATAAGCTCGACCTTCGCGAGCAATCCGTTGACGATCTGGTACCACTGATGCGTGAGCTACTCGCGGGTCACTCACTACGCTGCCTGGACTTTGATGCCGGCCTGCTGCTGTACCGGGGTACGCCCTGCGAGAAGCTCCCGCACCGCTTCGCCGATGTGTCGTATGCGCCGGCTGAGCGGGTAAAAAACGATCAGCGCGCCAACCGGGCGGGCGTACCCATGTTTTACTGCAGCGCCACCTGGCACCCACCATTTTTTGAGGCCGGTGTAAAAAAAGGCGACCAAATCATCATCAGCCGCTGGCAGGCCCGGGAGCCGTTGCGCATTGCAGGCTTCAGCCACGCCGACCTCTGCGCCGACGACCCGCACTCTGACCGCGAGAAGGTACTACGGAAGGCACTAAAGCAGCTACCGGAGCCGGAGCGACTCATGACTGAGTTTATGACAGGCTGCTTCACTCAGCCCATTAAGCCCGGCGAAGAGCACCGCTACCGCTTATCCATTGCCCTTACCGAAGCCTTGGGGTTAGGCGAAAAGTTCGATGGCCTCCTGTATCCGTCGGCGGCCATGAACAGCCCTTCGCACAATCTGGCGCTGCATCCGCACTGCATTGATGAGCAAAAGCTCGTGCTTCAATATGTGGAGCACGTATCGGTGAATCGTGTTGAGACTGAAACCATTGATGTATGCTCGCTCAACTTTGCCCGCGGCGTAGCTCCCGGTGAAAAGCTGCACTGGCTCAATAAGCCCGGCAACTGGGTTTTGCGCGAAGGGGCCCAAGCAAACGACTATTGCTTATAA
- a CDS encoding ABC transporter substrate-binding protein — MHRFLLQFLAFLPFGLVLTACNSDQKAPQATAVARNAPQHLRDDLGRPVVVPAHPRRIMALAPSMTEMLYAVADTATIIGRTQVCDFPNAVLSKPVVNSYPLDMERLVALQPDIVFTVEGITSLDDATRLQQLGVQVYYQRYTTVPDVLRGMRDIGRILHREPQARRLTDSLAAELKQLEQQTTNSSRPKVLAITWQDPIYVYGQNTLFTDKIWRAGGQNAVVEKFTQPYPALTREYILQLNPDVLLGGSFGKLDSTFFKSYPELRRIRAYQTRQVHGINGNLMERPGPRVVESVRELQQLLRQSPAQL, encoded by the coding sequence ATGCATCGTTTTTTGCTTCAATTCCTGGCATTCCTCCCGTTTGGGCTGGTGCTCACGGCGTGTAATTCAGATCAAAAAGCCCCCCAAGCCACTGCGGTCGCCAGAAATGCCCCCCAGCACCTGCGCGACGACCTCGGGCGACCCGTGGTGGTGCCAGCGCATCCGCGGCGCATCATGGCGCTGGCCCCATCCATGACCGAGATGCTGTATGCCGTGGCCGATACTGCTACTATCATTGGCCGTACTCAGGTGTGTGACTTTCCGAATGCGGTGCTGAGTAAGCCTGTTGTGAATAGCTATCCGCTGGACATGGAGCGCTTAGTTGCTCTCCAGCCCGATATCGTGTTTACAGTAGAAGGCATCACCTCGCTCGATGATGCCACGCGCCTTCAGCAACTCGGCGTGCAAGTGTATTACCAACGCTATACCACCGTGCCTGATGTGCTGCGCGGCATGCGTGATATAGGCCGCATTCTGCACCGCGAGCCTCAAGCGCGCCGCCTCACCGACTCGTTGGCTGCGGAACTCAAGCAGTTGGAGCAGCAAACAACAAATAGCTCACGACCCAAAGTGCTGGCCATTACCTGGCAGGACCCCATTTACGTGTACGGCCAGAATACATTGTTTACGGACAAAATTTGGCGGGCTGGGGGGCAAAATGCGGTAGTTGAGAAGTTTACACAGCCCTATCCAGCGCTCACCCGCGAGTACATTCTGCAGCTTAACCCCGATGTGCTGTTAGGCGGTAGTTTCGGTAAGCTCGATAGCACATTCTTCAAAAGCTATCCGGAGCTACGCCGCATCCGGGCCTACCAGACGCGGCAAGTGCACGGCATCAACGGCAACCTGATGGAGCGCCCCGGTCCGCGCGTAGTAGAATCGGTGCGGGAACTCCAGCAGTTGTTGCGCCAAAGTCCGGCTCAGCTATGA
- a CDS encoding FAD/NAD(P)-binding protein gives MPQRCTITIIGAGFSGSMLAVQFAHAKGHYPYDIHLVDPRPAPGLGLAYSAPRPEYLLNVRAGRISAFPDKPQHFVEWLRAKGLPGDEDVFYPRQTYGQYIQECVSQVLGEAANGMRIQWHSQAAIAATIDKTDNTALVELADGHVLRSHRVVLALGNFPPLGLASAGLGGNFPPNYHPNPWTPGALTGIAPQDSVLLIGTGLTSVDVLMALHADGHQGSIVAVSRHGWWPTVHGPGQHAQYPSFYASDLVHLTDVGAVVRVVRQHIRAAQAAGYNWRDVLDSLRPDLGRIWTNWPLPEQERFLRHVSSLWSVVRHRSPEQNVAMVEQLRSRGQLQTHLGRVRQIAPQGSDLSVEITHGSQQAQLLARHVIACTGPLLDYSRVQDPLIKGLREAQHLLSDPLRLGIQTDEHGALLDADGLASSLFFTLGPSRRPAYFESTAVPELREQAAALAQHILSQL, from the coding sequence ATGCCCCAGCGATGTACCATTACGATAATAGGCGCGGGGTTTTCGGGTTCCATGTTGGCTGTGCAGTTTGCCCACGCGAAAGGCCACTATCCTTACGACATACATCTGGTTGACCCGCGTCCCGCGCCGGGACTGGGTTTAGCTTATTCGGCGCCGCGGCCGGAGTATTTGCTGAATGTGCGGGCGGGCCGTATCAGCGCCTTTCCTGATAAGCCACAGCATTTTGTGGAATGGCTACGGGCAAAAGGCCTGCCGGGCGACGAAGACGTTTTTTATCCGCGCCAGACGTATGGGCAGTACATCCAGGAATGCGTCAGTCAGGTTCTGGGCGAGGCAGCTAATGGCATGCGTATCCAATGGCATTCTCAGGCAGCAATAGCCGCTACCATCGATAAGACAGATAATACGGCGTTGGTAGAGCTTGCGGATGGCCACGTGTTGCGCAGCCACCGCGTGGTATTGGCATTGGGCAATTTCCCGCCACTTGGGCTTGCTAGTGCGGGATTAGGGGGCAATTTTCCTCCTAACTATCATCCCAATCCGTGGACGCCCGGCGCACTAACCGGAATTGCCCCCCAGGATTCCGTTTTGCTTATTGGCACTGGCCTTACTTCCGTGGATGTACTCATGGCCTTGCACGCCGATGGGCACCAGGGCTCCATTGTGGCCGTCTCGCGTCATGGCTGGTGGCCAACGGTGCACGGTCCAGGACAGCACGCGCAGTACCCCAGTTTTTATGCTTCCGATTTAGTTCATCTCACAGATGTAGGCGCGGTAGTGCGCGTAGTGCGCCAACACATCCGCGCGGCCCAGGCTGCTGGCTACAACTGGCGCGATGTGCTGGACTCGCTTCGCCCTGATCTGGGGCGGATATGGACTAATTGGCCGCTGCCGGAGCAGGAGCGTTTTCTGCGTCATGTATCATCTCTGTGGTCAGTGGTGCGGCACCGAAGCCCGGAGCAGAATGTAGCAATGGTAGAGCAGCTGCGGAGCCGCGGACAGCTTCAAACCCACTTGGGCCGCGTGCGCCAAATTGCCCCCCAAGGCTCCGACTTAAGTGTTGAAATAACGCACGGTAGCCAACAAGCGCAGCTTTTGGCTCGTCATGTTATTGCCTGCACTGGTCCTTTACTCGACTACAGCCGCGTGCAAGATCCACTTATTAAAGGCCTCCGGGAAGCACAGCATCTTCTTTCCGACCCGTTGCGTTTGGGCATTCAGACCGACGAGCACGGAGCACTCCTGGATGCTGATGGCCTGGCTTCTTCGCTGTTTTTCACCTTAGGCCCCAGCCGACGCCCTGCCTATTTCGAATCGACAGCCGTGCCCGAGTTACGGGAGCAGGCAGCTGCACTGGCTCAACACATCCTTAGCCAACTGTAA
- a CDS encoding MBL fold metallo-hydrolase, with protein MANRASTPQLQAVAPGIWGLRNVFTNLYYVREPEAPTPDWVLVDAGLPGSAGTIRRHAAEIFGPEARPSAIILTHGHFDHVGALITLATEWDVPVYAHKLELPYLTGRSSYPPPDPTVGGGAMAALSFLYPKQPIDLGSRVQELPADGSVPHLPGWRWYHTPGHTPGHVAFFREHDRVLLAGDAFVTVKQESGSAVWEQRQEVHGPPAYFTPNWPQACQSVALLADLKPQIAATGHGIPMHGTQLLQQLQALVDNFDEVAIPKHGRYVPQPATADETGVTSVPPAVSTAFSKWALGLGLAATVALVVVKNKKGKKRYRR; from the coding sequence ATGGCTAACCGAGCTAGTACGCCCCAGCTTCAGGCCGTTGCGCCGGGTATCTGGGGTTTGCGTAATGTATTTACCAATCTGTACTATGTGCGCGAGCCGGAAGCGCCAACCCCTGACTGGGTATTAGTAGATGCGGGCCTGCCGGGCTCGGCTGGCACTATTCGTCGCCATGCGGCCGAGATATTTGGCCCGGAGGCGCGGCCCTCCGCCATCATTCTCACCCACGGCCACTTCGACCACGTAGGGGCGCTAATTACGCTGGCCACCGAGTGGGATGTGCCCGTGTACGCGCACAAGCTGGAACTGCCTTACCTCACGGGCCGCTCGTCTTATCCCCCACCCGACCCAACCGTGGGAGGCGGCGCGATGGCGGCTTTGTCTTTTCTCTACCCCAAGCAGCCCATCGACCTCGGCAGCCGGGTGCAGGAGCTGCCAGCCGATGGCTCGGTACCGCACTTGCCCGGCTGGCGCTGGTATCATACGCCCGGCCATACACCCGGCCACGTTGCGTTTTTCCGCGAGCACGACCGCGTACTGCTTGCCGGCGACGCCTTCGTGACCGTGAAGCAGGAATCGGGCTCGGCGGTGTGGGAGCAACGCCAAGAGGTACATGGTCCGCCCGCTTATTTCACGCCCAACTGGCCCCAGGCCTGCCAATCAGTGGCGCTGCTGGCCGATTTGAAGCCCCAAATTGCTGCTACCGGCCACGGCATTCCGATGCACGGCACGCAACTCCTGCAGCAGCTTCAGGCGCTCGTAGATAACTTCGATGAAGTAGCCATTCCGAAGCACGGCCGCTACGTGCCCCAGCCCGCTACCGCTGACGAAACCGGCGTGACCTCGGTACCGCCGGCGGTGAGCACCGCCTTCTCTAAGTGGGCGCTAGGGTTGGGCTTGGCTGCCACAGTGGCGCTGGTAGTAGTGAAGAACAAAAAGGGCAAGAAGCGCTACCGCCGCTAA
- a CDS encoding thiol-disulfide oxidoreductase DCC family protein, whose translation MKNQPAVILFDGVCNLCNGFVQFVINHDSGRHFRFTSLQSEAGQKLLTQYGTTVTPTPETVVLIEQGQVFTHSTAVLRILRGLGGAWQLLYVGILLPRALRDALYRFVARHRYQWFGQQESCMLPTPELAQRFL comes from the coding sequence ATGAAAAATCAGCCCGCCGTTATCTTGTTCGATGGAGTTTGTAACCTCTGCAACGGCTTCGTGCAGTTCGTTATTAACCACGACTCCGGGAGGCATTTTCGGTTTACTTCGCTGCAATCGGAGGCGGGTCAGAAGCTGCTGACTCAATACGGCACAACCGTAACTCCCACTCCCGAAACAGTAGTATTGATTGAGCAAGGACAGGTATTTACTCACTCCACGGCCGTACTGCGCATCCTGCGTGGCTTAGGCGGAGCCTGGCAATTGCTGTACGTGGGTATTCTGCTGCCGCGCGCGCTGCGCGACGCGCTGTACCGTTTCGTGGCGCGGCACCGCTACCAATGGTTTGGCCAGCAAGAGTCGTGCATGTTACCTACACCTGAACTGGCACAACGCTTTTTATAG
- a CDS encoding VOC family protein, with protein MSQPYTIPATTRIGHVHLKVADLDRAIDFYCGLLGFEITQRYGSQAVFISAGGYHHHIGLNTWHSLGGPPAPRNTAGLYHLAILYATRPELAMALKRLLDANYPVTGAADHGVSEAIYLNDPDGNGVELYYDRPQEEWPRSATGEINMVTDPLDIPALLALAK; from the coding sequence ATGAGCCAGCCGTATACTATCCCCGCCACCACTCGCATTGGCCATGTACACCTGAAAGTGGCTGATTTAGATCGCGCCATCGACTTTTACTGCGGCCTGCTGGGCTTCGAGATAACCCAGCGCTACGGCTCACAGGCCGTGTTTATCTCGGCGGGGGGCTACCATCATCATATCGGGCTGAACACGTGGCATAGCCTGGGCGGACCACCCGCGCCGCGCAACACGGCTGGCCTGTATCACTTAGCCATTCTGTACGCCACGCGGCCAGAGCTGGCCATGGCCCTGAAGCGGCTGCTAGATGCCAACTATCCCGTCACCGGGGCCGCCGATCATGGCGTGTCGGAAGCTATTTATCTCAATGACCCCGACGGCAATGGCGTAGAGCTGTACTATGACCGCCCGCAGGAGGAGTGGCCTCGTTCTGCCACCGGCGAAATCAATATGGTGACCGATCCGTTGGATATTCCAGCATTGCTGGCATTAGCTAAATAA
- a CDS encoding Dph6-related ATP pyrophosphatase — translation MPVSALMNWSGGKDSALALYHALRDPSYQVTHLLTSINAHYQRVSMHGVRVALLEAQAQRIGLPLVPLALPESPSMEEYERLMHDALAPLQAQGVSQAIFGDIYLEDLRAYREQQLARVGLGGIFPLWQRPTADLLREYIDLGFQAVVVCVNEQHLDASFCGRLLDADFLRDLPPGVDPCGENGEYHSFVFDAPYFSSPIPFVRGELVRRTYPAPTPGAPEAGFWYCDLLPAS, via the coding sequence ATGCCCGTTTCAGCCCTAATGAATTGGAGTGGGGGCAAAGACTCCGCCCTCGCTCTCTACCACGCCCTGCGCGACCCCAGCTACCAGGTGACGCATCTGCTCACCAGCATCAACGCTCACTACCAGCGCGTATCTATGCACGGCGTGCGAGTGGCGCTGCTCGAAGCGCAGGCCCAGCGCATCGGATTGCCGCTGGTGCCGCTGGCACTTCCCGAATCGCCCAGCATGGAGGAATATGAGCGGCTTATGCACGATGCCTTGGCTCCGTTGCAGGCCCAGGGCGTGAGTCAGGCTATTTTCGGGGATATTTATCTGGAAGATCTTCGGGCCTACCGGGAGCAGCAACTGGCGCGTGTGGGGTTGGGGGGCATTTTTCCACTCTGGCAACGCCCTACTGCCGATTTGCTGCGCGAATATATCGACTTAGGCTTTCAGGCTGTAGTGGTGTGCGTGAATGAGCAGCACCTCGACGCCAGCTTCTGCGGCCGCCTCCTCGACGCTGATTTCCTCCGCGATTTGCCCCCCGGCGTTGACCCTTGCGGCGAGAATGGCGAGTACCACAGCTTCGTCTTCGACGCCCCGTATTTTAGCAGCCCGATCCCGTTTGTGCGCGGCGAGTTGGTGCGCCGCACCTATCCGGCCCCTACGCCCGGCGCACCTGAAGCCGGCTTTTGGTACTGCGATTTGCTGCCAGCCTCGTAG
- a CDS encoding MarR family winged helix-turn-helix transcriptional regulator, with product MLWQVSNHWQREIKKALEQFGLTHAQFVVLAAAYWLGQQGTITQTDLAVHARIDKMMTSKLLRTLQAKGLLLRAEHATDTRAKAISLTPAGVRAAVQAAWAVEEFESRFFASMGADAAVLKQLKTLLPAVTEAAAT from the coding sequence TTGCTTTGGCAGGTCAGCAATCATTGGCAGCGGGAAATAAAGAAGGCACTGGAGCAATTTGGGCTCACCCATGCTCAGTTTGTGGTGCTGGCGGCAGCCTATTGGCTGGGCCAGCAGGGTACAATTACGCAGACGGACTTAGCAGTCCACGCCCGCATCGATAAGATGATGACCAGTAAGCTGCTCCGTACACTGCAGGCCAAAGGCCTACTCCTGCGCGCTGAACATGCCACCGATACCCGCGCCAAAGCCATAAGTCTTACTCCGGCGGGTGTACGGGCGGCGGTGCAGGCCGCATGGGCCGTAGAAGAATTTGAGAGTCGGTTTTTCGCCTCTATGGGTGCCGATGCGGCGGTGCTCAAGCAGCTAAAAACATTGCTGCCCGCCGTCACCGAGGCGGCGGCTACATAG
- the rfaD gene encoding ADP-glyceromanno-heptose 6-epimerase, translating into MIVVTGAAGFIASCLVTRLNAANFNDIVVVDNFTVERKLANLKGKRLREYVDRTDFFDWLDKNHEQVEFIFHLGARTDTTEKSREILDLLNLEYSKKVWQACCQYQLPLVYASSAATYGSGTLGYADEDALLPLLRPLNPYGESKNDFDNWAVAQTEKPFFWAGLKFFNVYGPNEYHKGRMASVIFHAYEQIRRTGSMELFRSHNPEYADGEQKRDFVYVKDVCEVCYFLMHHRKNSGIYNLGSGEARTFLDLALNTFAALNQTADIRFKDTPEDIRDTYQYFTQAEMQKLRSIGYDRPFTRLEDGIQDYVQNYLVSGAYL; encoded by the coding sequence ATGATCGTCGTCACTGGGGCCGCCGGCTTTATCGCCAGCTGCCTTGTCACCCGCCTGAATGCCGCCAATTTCAATGATATTGTGGTGGTCGATAATTTCACCGTGGAGCGCAAGCTTGCCAACCTCAAAGGCAAGCGTCTGCGCGAGTACGTGGACCGCACCGATTTTTTTGACTGGCTCGACAAAAACCACGAGCAGGTAGAATTCATCTTCCACCTCGGCGCCCGCACCGATACCACCGAGAAGAGTCGTGAAATCCTGGATTTGCTGAATCTGGAGTACTCTAAAAAAGTGTGGCAGGCCTGCTGCCAATACCAGCTGCCGCTGGTGTACGCTTCGTCGGCGGCTACGTATGGCTCGGGCACGCTGGGCTACGCCGATGAGGATGCGCTGCTGCCGTTGCTACGCCCGCTTAACCCCTATGGTGAGTCAAAAAATGACTTCGACAACTGGGCCGTCGCGCAGACTGAAAAGCCATTTTTTTGGGCCGGCTTAAAGTTTTTCAACGTGTATGGGCCCAATGAATACCACAAGGGCCGCATGGCTTCGGTGATATTTCACGCCTACGAGCAAATTCGGCGTACGGGCTCCATGGAACTATTCCGCTCTCACAACCCTGAATACGCCGATGGCGAGCAGAAGCGCGACTTTGTGTATGTGAAGGACGTGTGCGAGGTGTGCTATTTTCTGATGCACCACCGCAAAAATTCGGGCATTTATAACTTGGGCAGCGGCGAGGCGCGCACCTTCTTAGATCTGGCGCTGAACACATTCGCGGCCCTTAATCAAACAGCGGACATTCGTTTTAAAGACACGCCCGAAGATATTCGCGATACTTACCAATACTTCACGCAGGCCGAAATGCAGAAGCTGCGCAGCATTGGCTATGATCGGCCATTCACGCGGCTCGAGGATGGCATTCAAGACTACGTGCAGAATTATTTAGTGAGCGGCGCTTATTTATAA
- a CDS encoding zinc-binding dehydrogenase: MQVLQLDGINQPLVIQEVPTPTPAAGEVLVELRAAAFNHRDVWIQKGQYGGLKFPCILGSDGAGVISAVGEGGDESLLGQAVVINPGHNWGDNPRAQAKNFKILGLPDQGTFAEYISVPAHYVRAMPAHLSFEQAAALPLGGLTAYRAAFTRAELQAGERVLITGIGGGVAVLALQMAVARGAEVWVTSSSVEKLARAQELGAKGGANYNDENWVADLTKEAGGLFDVIIDSAAGPSFNALLDAAAPGGRIVFFGGTLGAIPQVPPAKVFWKQLTILGSTMGTEQDFAAMVSLVEEKQIVPVVDQVFPLAEGEAAIRRLADGAQFGKVVLRVKD; the protein is encoded by the coding sequence ATGCAAGTTTTACAACTCGATGGCATCAACCAGCCACTAGTTATTCAGGAAGTACCTACCCCCACACCAGCCGCTGGCGAAGTGCTGGTAGAACTTCGGGCCGCGGCCTTCAATCACCGCGATGTCTGGATTCAGAAGGGGCAATATGGTGGCCTTAAATTCCCGTGCATTCTGGGTTCCGATGGGGCTGGCGTAATAAGCGCCGTGGGGGAGGGAGGCGATGAGTCGCTGTTAGGCCAAGCGGTAGTTATTAATCCGGGCCATAACTGGGGCGACAACCCGAGGGCTCAAGCGAAAAACTTCAAGATTCTGGGCTTGCCCGATCAGGGTACGTTTGCTGAGTACATCAGCGTTCCCGCCCACTATGTGCGAGCCATGCCGGCCCATTTGAGCTTTGAGCAAGCCGCTGCGCTGCCCCTTGGCGGGCTTACCGCTTACCGCGCAGCCTTCACCCGGGCAGAATTGCAGGCGGGCGAGCGAGTACTCATCACGGGTATCGGTGGGGGAGTAGCAGTGCTGGCGCTGCAGATGGCCGTAGCACGCGGCGCTGAGGTGTGGGTAACGTCCAGTTCGGTTGAAAAGCTGGCTCGGGCCCAAGAGCTAGGTGCGAAAGGTGGAGCCAATTACAACGACGAAAACTGGGTGGCCGACCTCACGAAGGAGGCTGGGGGGCTTTTTGACGTAATTATAGATAGTGCTGCTGGTCCCAGCTTCAATGCCTTGCTTGATGCTGCCGCCCCTGGTGGTCGTATCGTGTTCTTTGGTGGCACGCTGGGGGCTATTCCGCAGGTGCCGCCGGCAAAGGTATTCTGGAAGCAACTCACCATCCTCGGCTCCACGATGGGCACGGAGCAAGATTTTGCCGCTATGGTGAGCTTGGTAGAGGAAAAGCAGATTGTTCCGGTCGTAGATCAGGTATTTCCGCTCGCCGAGGGAGAAGCTGCCATCCGCCGTCTGGCCGACGGCGCACAGTTCGGTAAAGTAGTCCTTAGAGTTAAGGACTAG